A part of Sinorhizobium chiapasense genomic DNA contains:
- the pdxH gene encoding pyridoxamine 5'-phosphate oxidase, protein MTANELITGDFTEANEPFSLFGTWLKDAEENEINDPNAVALATVDPDGLPNVRMVLLKGFDERGFVFYTNFESQKGREILSSRKAAMCFHWKSLRRQVRVRGPVEIVSDEEADEYFRSRPRGSRIGAWASKQSRPLESRFALEKAVAEYTARHAIGEIPRPEHWSGFRIRPTSIEFWHDRPFRLHDRVEFRRQTPEGGWAKVRMYP, encoded by the coding sequence ATGACCGCGAATGAGTTAATAACCGGTGACTTCACCGAAGCGAACGAGCCCTTTTCCCTTTTCGGCACATGGTTGAAGGACGCCGAAGAGAACGAGATCAACGATCCGAACGCCGTGGCGCTTGCGACCGTCGATCCGGATGGGCTTCCCAATGTGCGCATGGTGCTGCTCAAGGGATTCGATGAACGCGGTTTCGTCTTCTACACAAATTTCGAAAGTCAGAAAGGCCGTGAAATTCTTTCGTCTCGCAAAGCCGCGATGTGTTTCCACTGGAAATCGCTGCGCCGGCAGGTGCGAGTTCGCGGTCCGGTCGAAATCGTCTCCGACGAAGAAGCGGACGAGTATTTCAGGAGCCGGCCGCGCGGCAGCCGCATCGGCGCCTGGGCCTCGAAGCAATCGCGTCCGCTCGAAAGCCGCTTCGCCCTGGAAAAGGCGGTCGCCGAATACACGGCACGCCACGCCATCGGCGAAATCCCTCGCCCGGAACACTGGTCCGGCTTCCGCATCCGCCCTACCTCGATCGAATTCTGGCACGACCGTCCCTTCCGACTGCATGACCGGGTGGA
- a CDS encoding RT0821/Lpp0805 family surface protein — MQDIAKSIDGKKGFSFALLRSGVLCMALLALPGCMGAGLDLFGGPSVDRVSTGTVPVAKTADGLSDAVAVRNAVSSADISQGGANPIPWANATSGSAGVISAIQEDRASGMLCRRFTTTRHSYEGIAKFDGSACQLGNGEWYLTSFGPQG, encoded by the coding sequence GTGCAAGACATAGCAAAGTCGATCGATGGCAAGAAGGGTTTTTCCTTCGCCTTGCTGCGCAGCGGAGTGCTTTGTATGGCACTTCTCGCTCTGCCGGGGTGCATGGGCGCGGGCCTCGATCTCTTTGGCGGCCCAAGCGTCGATCGTGTGTCGACGGGTACGGTACCGGTCGCGAAAACCGCGGATGGTCTCTCGGACGCCGTTGCCGTGCGCAACGCCGTTTCCTCTGCCGACATCAGTCAGGGCGGCGCCAACCCGATCCCGTGGGCAAACGCGACGTCCGGTAGTGCAGGCGTGATCAGTGCCATTCAGGAAGACCGTGCAAGCGGCATGCTCTGCCGGCGCTTCACCACGACCCGCCACTCTTATGAAGGCATAGCGAAGTTCGACGGAAGTGCCTGCCAACTCGGCAACGGCGAATGGTATCTGACGAGCTTCGGCCCGCAGGGCTGA
- a CDS encoding DnaJ C-terminal domain-containing protein, translating into MRDPYAILGVRRNAGQDEIKAAWRSVAKAVHPDHNHDDPLATQRFAEAGKAYELLRDPVLRSRYDRVRREAELRRMEAMKQKMRGPEPAEQPIDAETAEEAISRIFGVEPQAAPSPSKPKTAYARPVEKGEPPADTGPEATADSKREEASKFEATAFRRSAAPAADLVAAIVRRIRGRVAKTAEKVPDLAVDVHVSIEQVVNRARVSVELPDGETVRFSIPPGATDGQAMRLKEQGYRVTGMARGDVLATLRINQEGPVRTQGFDLVTTLPLDLEDAVLGCDTVVETPNGPVTVTVPAWSGSDKVIRIAGAGLRDADGEAGDLLVELRLMLREKPDDKITDLMRSLRHGLYL; encoded by the coding sequence ATGCGTGATCCCTATGCAATTCTCGGTGTGCGCCGCAATGCCGGGCAGGATGAGATCAAGGCCGCTTGGCGATCCGTAGCCAAAGCCGTGCATCCGGACCACAACCACGACGATCCCTTGGCGACACAGCGCTTTGCCGAGGCGGGAAAGGCTTACGAGCTCTTGCGCGATCCGGTGCTGAGAAGCCGCTACGATCGCGTTCGGCGTGAAGCCGAACTGCGCCGCATGGAAGCGATGAAGCAGAAAATGCGTGGACCGGAGCCTGCAGAGCAGCCGATCGACGCCGAAACGGCTGAAGAGGCCATCTCGCGCATCTTCGGTGTCGAACCGCAGGCTGCACCATCTCCCTCGAAACCAAAAACCGCGTATGCGCGGCCGGTCGAGAAGGGTGAGCCGCCGGCGGATACCGGGCCGGAGGCGACCGCGGATTCGAAACGGGAGGAAGCGTCCAAGTTCGAAGCGACGGCCTTCCGGCGCTCCGCTGCGCCCGCGGCGGATCTGGTAGCGGCGATCGTACGGCGAATTCGTGGTCGCGTCGCAAAGACCGCCGAGAAAGTGCCGGATCTGGCGGTCGACGTTCATGTGAGCATCGAGCAAGTCGTCAATCGCGCCCGGGTATCCGTGGAGCTACCGGACGGCGAGACCGTGAGGTTCTCGATCCCGCCCGGCGCAACCGACGGCCAGGCCATGCGGCTCAAGGAACAGGGCTACAGAGTGACGGGCATGGCGCGCGGCGATGTGCTGGCGACATTGCGGATCAACCAGGAAGGTCCGGTCCGAACGCAAGGTTTCGACCTGGTGACCACCCTGCCGCTCGACCTTGAAGATGCCGTGCTCGGCTGCGACACTGTCGTAGAAACGCCAAACGGGCCGGTTACGGTGACCGTTCCTGCCTGGTCCGGATCGGACAAGGTGATCCGTATTGCCGGTGCGGGATTGCGCGACGCGGATGGAGAAGCCGGGGATCTGCTCGTCGAACTGCGGCTGATGCTTCGCGAAAAGCCGGACGACAAGATAACGGACCTGATGAGGTCGCTGCGCCACGGTCTTTATCTGTGA
- the fabI gene encoding enoyl-ACP reductase FabI — MAQASGLMNGKRGVIMGVANNRSIAWGIAKACSEAGAEIALTWQGDALKKRVEPLAQELGAFMAGHCDVTDLATIDAVFSTLEEKWGKIDFVVHAIAFSDKDELTGRYLDTSRDNFARTMDISVYSFTAVAARAERVMNDGGSMLTLTYYGAEKVMPHYNVMGVAKAALEASVRYLAVDVGNRGIRVNAISAGPIKTLAASGIGDFRYILKWNEYNAPLKRTVSIEEVGNSALYLLSDLSSGVTGEVHHVDSGYHTVGMKAVDAPDISVLKD, encoded by the coding sequence ATGGCTCAGGCATCGGGTCTGATGAACGGCAAGCGCGGCGTCATCATGGGCGTTGCAAACAACCGCTCGATCGCATGGGGCATCGCAAAGGCTTGCTCGGAAGCGGGTGCCGAAATCGCACTGACCTGGCAGGGAGACGCACTGAAGAAGCGTGTCGAACCGCTGGCGCAGGAACTTGGTGCCTTCATGGCGGGCCATTGCGATGTGACCGACCTTGCAACGATTGACGCCGTTTTCTCGACACTCGAAGAGAAGTGGGGCAAGATCGACTTCGTCGTGCATGCCATCGCCTTCTCCGACAAGGATGAACTGACAGGGCGCTACCTCGATACCAGCCGCGACAACTTCGCGCGCACGATGGATATTTCCGTCTACTCCTTCACGGCTGTCGCCGCACGTGCCGAGCGCGTCATGAACGACGGCGGCTCGATGCTGACGCTTACCTACTACGGCGCCGAGAAGGTGATGCCGCATTACAATGTCATGGGCGTTGCCAAGGCGGCGCTGGAGGCGAGCGTGCGATACCTTGCGGTCGATGTCGGCAACCGCGGTATCCGCGTCAACGCGATCTCGGCTGGCCCGATCAAGACGCTTGCCGCGTCCGGCATCGGCGATTTCCGCTATATCCTCAAGTGGAACGAGTACAATGCGCCGTTGAAGCGTACCGTCTCGATTGAGGAAGTCGGCAATTCGGCGCTCTATCTGCTCTCCGATCTGTCGAGCGGCGTCACTGGCGAAGTGCACCACGTCGATTCCGGCTATCATACGGTCGGCATGAAGGCTGTCGATGCACCGGACATTTCCGTTCTGAAGGACTGA
- a CDS encoding histidine phosphatase family protein produces MLVYMVRHGQTDWNAESRLQGQKDIPLNETGRRQATGNGLALAAILGRKGNNFDFVASPLGRTRETMERLRYAMGLDPLSYRTDDRLKEVSFGDWEGYTLPELKRQVPQRIAERRVAKWDFIPPGQDAESYEILSWRVGAWLKDVTQPTVCITHGGVIRVLFKLLGEMGADEAAASAIPQDRLLRIADGAIGWV; encoded by the coding sequence GTGCTCGTCTACATGGTTCGGCATGGACAAACGGATTGGAATGCCGAGAGCCGTCTTCAGGGACAAAAGGACATTCCCCTCAACGAAACCGGTCGCCGGCAGGCGACCGGGAACGGCCTTGCACTGGCGGCGATCCTCGGGCGCAAAGGCAACAACTTCGATTTTGTCGCCAGCCCGCTCGGTCGCACACGCGAGACCATGGAGCGTCTCCGGTACGCCATGGGCCTCGATCCGCTTTCCTACCGCACTGATGACAGGCTGAAAGAGGTCTCCTTCGGCGACTGGGAAGGCTACACCCTGCCCGAATTGAAGCGCCAGGTACCCCAGCGCATCGCCGAAAGACGCGTTGCCAAATGGGATTTCATCCCGCCCGGCCAGGATGCGGAAAGCTACGAAATTCTGTCGTGGCGCGTGGGTGCCTGGTTAAAGGACGTGACGCAGCCGACGGTCTGCATCACGCATGGCGGCGTCATTCGCGTGCTGTTCAAGCTTCTCGGAGAAATGGGCGCGGACGAAGCGGCGGCTTCGGCCATTCCGCAGGACCGGCTGCTGAGGATCGCCGACGGGGCGATCGGCTGGGTCTAG
- a CDS encoding DUF1344 domain-containing protein produces MRFVIAALMATAGLLSPLSAHAESADVEAVITSVDTERLSLSLDDGKSYQAPEEFNFEGLEAGVKVLVFYTEVDGKRVINDLEIVQ; encoded by the coding sequence ATGCGATTTGTCATTGCCGCACTCATGGCCACTGCAGGTTTGCTTTCGCCGCTTTCCGCGCATGCTGAAAGCGCCGACGTGGAAGCGGTGATCACCAGTGTGGACACCGAGCGCCTGAGCCTGTCTTTGGATGACGGCAAGAGCTATCAGGCTCCCGAGGAGTTCAACTTCGAAGGTCTCGAGGCAGGCGTCAAGGTTCTCGTTTTCTACACCGAAGTCGATGGCAAACGGGTCATCAACGACCTGGAAATCGTGCAGTAA
- a CDS encoding bifunctional diguanylate cyclase/phosphodiesterase has translation MKIIVALRRRIRAIANFAKPSLFPAVIAGAVVFIGGHIYERQNRENFRKDLKINVENELNLIADRFRAEFNTNIAALNGLANGIAVQQQTTESEFSKLASKLLLQNPQLVRVSAAPAGVVTMTFSQARQQSHVGTDFGRFRAMREALDRAALTTRPVVVGPVRLPSSRNGFEIFVPVSSNVGGRTAFWGFVEAVLDEEALYRSARLNEASMEMREAAGRDRRHVPIHLAIRDVSVSDNVLEPFLDETGVFQNSPVVRELSLPGGVWELAAAPVAGWAQEPANSGEIRLATIAAVVVVVVPIFLAGGLVNERQRNIAKLKAREGEVMALSHRLNLALDASKIGIWEIDIATQERSWDDRMFHLHGLFRTGRDPTHEEWRATVHPDDIAAASIALFRSLDEGLEHRSQYRIVMADGSIRHVRHVGSAHEGADGRAKITGISWDVTDDVLMTEQLRAAKATADMKNAELADAKDRIEHNALHDPLTGLGNRRMLDKALDRLFAANAVKSDGIAILHIDLDRFKQINDTLGHAAGDAMLVHASEILRSSISPDDIVARIGGDEFVVVIPGAPDDKALSALCDHIIVQMRQPVDYDGFPCRFGVSIGVAVAHRPTADARKLLVNADIALYRAKESGRNRYQFFTQALEAEVVTNKRIADEILEGIERDEFVPWYQPQFDASTLALSGVEALIRWQHPRVGILTPDRFLKIAEELNVTATLDRLVLQKALADRMRWAAAGLQVPKISVNVSAKRLQEKDLLASLKGLSIMPGQISFELVESIFLDESDDIVTANIDGIKKLGIDIEIDDFGTGHTSIVSLLKIKPKRLKIDRQLVAPVLGARTEQALVRSIIDIGRSLGIETAAEGVETMAHAEMLGILGCDLLQGYAFSKPLSSERFIAFATDRGFRLAS, from the coding sequence TTGAAGATCATCGTCGCTCTGCGCCGCCGCATCCGTGCGATTGCCAACTTTGCGAAGCCGTCGCTCTTTCCGGCGGTGATTGCCGGCGCCGTCGTCTTCATCGGCGGCCATATCTATGAGCGCCAGAACCGCGAGAACTTTCGCAAAGACCTCAAGATCAATGTCGAAAACGAACTGAATCTGATCGCGGATCGCTTCCGCGCGGAATTCAACACCAATATCGCCGCGCTCAACGGGCTCGCCAATGGGATCGCCGTCCAGCAGCAGACGACGGAGAGCGAATTCAGCAAGCTCGCGTCGAAGCTGCTCCTCCAAAATCCTCAACTCGTTCGTGTCTCCGCGGCGCCGGCGGGCGTCGTCACGATGACTTTCTCGCAGGCGCGCCAACAATCCCACGTCGGCACGGATTTCGGCAGGTTCCGGGCAATGCGGGAGGCGCTCGACCGTGCAGCCTTGACGACAAGGCCCGTGGTCGTCGGACCAGTGCGCCTGCCAAGCAGCCGCAATGGCTTCGAAATCTTTGTGCCGGTCTCCTCCAATGTCGGGGGACGCACTGCGTTCTGGGGCTTCGTTGAGGCCGTCCTTGATGAAGAGGCGCTCTATCGGTCGGCGCGCCTCAACGAGGCAAGCATGGAGATGCGGGAGGCAGCCGGCCGCGACCGTCGGCACGTGCCTATTCATCTTGCCATTCGCGACGTTTCTGTCAGCGACAATGTTCTGGAACCGTTTCTCGACGAAACCGGGGTCTTCCAGAACTCGCCCGTCGTCCGCGAACTGTCTTTACCCGGTGGTGTATGGGAGTTGGCCGCTGCTCCCGTCGCCGGCTGGGCGCAGGAACCGGCAAACAGCGGTGAGATCAGGCTTGCGACCATCGCCGCGGTCGTGGTCGTGGTCGTGCCTATTTTTCTCGCCGGTGGTCTCGTCAATGAGCGGCAGCGCAACATCGCCAAGCTGAAGGCGCGGGAAGGCGAGGTGATGGCCTTGTCCCATCGTCTCAACCTGGCCCTGGATGCTTCGAAGATCGGAATCTGGGAGATCGACATTGCCACGCAGGAACGGTCCTGGGACGACCGGATGTTCCATCTGCATGGGCTTTTTCGCACCGGCCGAGATCCAACTCATGAGGAATGGCGTGCGACTGTGCACCCGGACGACATCGCCGCCGCCTCCATCGCCTTGTTCCGCAGCCTGGACGAAGGGCTTGAACATCGCTCGCAATACCGCATCGTGATGGCGGATGGCTCAATCCGCCACGTCCGCCATGTGGGCTCGGCGCATGAGGGAGCCGATGGCCGGGCGAAAATCACTGGTATCAGCTGGGATGTCACCGACGATGTGCTGATGACCGAGCAGCTTAGGGCCGCCAAGGCGACAGCCGATATGAAGAATGCCGAGCTCGCCGATGCGAAGGATCGCATCGAGCACAATGCCCTGCATGATCCGCTGACGGGACTCGGAAACCGGCGGATGCTCGACAAGGCGCTGGATCGGCTCTTCGCGGCGAATGCCGTAAAGTCCGACGGCATCGCCATCCTCCATATCGATCTCGACCGCTTCAAGCAGATCAACGACACGCTTGGACACGCGGCCGGTGACGCCATGCTCGTCCATGCTTCCGAGATTCTGCGCTCGAGCATCTCGCCAGATGACATCGTCGCCCGCATCGGCGGAGACGAATTCGTTGTGGTGATTCCCGGAGCGCCGGACGATAAAGCGTTGTCCGCGCTATGCGACCACATCATCGTCCAGATGCGTCAACCGGTCGACTATGACGGCTTTCCTTGTCGCTTCGGCGTCAGCATCGGCGTTGCAGTGGCGCATCGTCCCACCGCCGATGCGCGCAAGCTGCTCGTCAATGCCGACATCGCGCTCTATCGAGCCAAGGAAAGTGGACGTAACCGCTATCAGTTCTTCACGCAGGCGTTGGAGGCCGAGGTGGTGACCAACAAGCGCATCGCCGATGAGATCCTGGAAGGGATCGAACGCGACGAGTTCGTGCCGTGGTATCAGCCGCAGTTCGACGCCTCGACGCTCGCATTGTCCGGTGTCGAGGCGCTGATCCGTTGGCAGCATCCGCGTGTGGGAATCCTGACGCCGGACCGGTTCCTGAAGATTGCCGAGGAGTTGAACGTCACCGCGACGCTCGATCGGCTGGTTCTGCAAAAGGCTCTTGCCGACCGGATGCGCTGGGCCGCGGCCGGTCTCCAGGTGCCGAAGATTTCCGTGAACGTCTCTGCCAAGCGCCTGCAGGAAAAGGATCTGCTCGCCTCGCTCAAGGGGCTGAGTATCATGCCCGGCCAGATTTCGTTCGAACTGGTCGAGTCGATCTTCCTCGATGAAAGCGACGACATCGTCACAGCCAATATCGACGGTATCAAGAAGCTCGGCATCGACATCGAGATCGACGATTTCGGCACCGGGCATACCTCGATTGTCAGCCTTCTGAAGATCAAGCCGAAACGCTTGAAGATCGATCGCCAGCTGGTGGCGCCGGTGCTCGGCGCCCGAACAGAGCAGGCGCTCGTGCGCTCGATCATTGACATCGGCCGTTCGCTTGGCATCGAAACCGCCGCCGAAGGCGTGGAAACCATGGCGCATGCGGAAATGCTCGGCATTCTCGGCTGCGACCTTCTGCAGGGCTACGCCTTTTCCAAGCCGTTGAGCAGCGAACGCTTCATTGCCTTTGCCACAGACCGCGGATTCCGCCTCGCTTCCTGA
- the aroC gene encoding chorismate synthase, whose protein sequence is MSHNSFGHLFRVTTWGESHGPALGCVVDGCPPGIRFTLAEIQAWLDKRKPGQSRFVTQRREDDLVKILSGVMFDEDGETMISTGTPISMMIENTDQRSKDYSEIAKRYRPGHADYTYDVKYGIRDYRGGGRSSARETAARVAAGGIARKVVPGLVVRGALVQIGKHRINRANWDWAEVNNNPFFAPDPAIVPVWEEYLDGIRKAGSSIGAVVEVVAEGVPAGIGAPIYGKLDQDIAANLMSINAVKGVEIGNGFAAAEISGEENADEMRIGPGGKPVFLSNNAGGILGGIATGHPVVARFAIKPTSSILTERRSIDSDGNEVDVRTKGRHDPCVGIRAVPIGEAMLACTIADHYLRDRGQTGRLK, encoded by the coding sequence ATGTCGCACAATAGCTTCGGTCACCTCTTCCGCGTCACCACCTGGGGCGAAAGCCACGGGCCGGCGCTTGGCTGTGTTGTCGACGGATGCCCGCCCGGCATTCGCTTCACGCTCGCCGAAATCCAGGCCTGGCTCGACAAGCGCAAGCCCGGACAATCCCGCTTCGTGACCCAGCGCCGCGAGGACGACCTGGTCAAGATCCTCTCCGGCGTGATGTTCGACGAGGACGGCGAGACGATGATCTCGACCGGTACGCCGATCTCGATGATGATCGAGAACACCGACCAGCGCTCGAAGGACTATTCCGAGATCGCTAAGCGTTACCGCCCCGGTCACGCGGATTACACCTACGACGTCAAATACGGCATTCGCGATTATCGCGGCGGCGGACGCTCTTCGGCGCGCGAAACGGCTGCCCGCGTTGCAGCCGGCGGCATCGCCCGCAAAGTGGTGCCCGGCCTGGTCGTGCGTGGGGCGCTCGTCCAGATCGGCAAGCACAGGATTAATCGGGCCAACTGGGACTGGGCCGAGGTGAATAACAACCCGTTCTTCGCCCCTGATCCGGCGATCGTCCCCGTCTGGGAAGAATATCTCGATGGCATCCGCAAGGCCGGTTCGTCGATCGGTGCGGTCGTCGAGGTGGTTGCCGAGGGGGTGCCTGCGGGTATCGGCGCGCCGATCTACGGCAAGCTCGATCAGGACATTGCCGCAAACCTGATGTCGATCAACGCGGTCAAGGGCGTGGAGATCGGCAACGGTTTTGCCGCTGCCGAGATCAGTGGCGAGGAAAACGCCGACGAGATGCGCATCGGGCCCGGTGGCAAGCCGGTTTTCCTTTCCAACAATGCGGGCGGCATCCTGGGTGGTATCGCCACGGGTCATCCGGTCGTTGCACGCTTCGCGATCAAGCCGACGTCATCCATCCTGACCGAACGGCGCTCGATCGACAGCGATGGCAACGAGGTGGATGTGCGCACCAAGGGCCGCCACGATCCTTGCGTCGGGATCCGGGCCGTGCCGATCGGCGAGGCAATGCTCGCCTGCACGATCGCCGACCATTACCTGCGCGACCGGGGTCAGACCGGCCGGCTGAAGTAG
- the ribB gene encoding 3,4-dihydroxy-2-butanone-4-phosphate synthase has protein sequence MSYDQKRVVDAIRAFEAGEIVVVTDDGGRENEGDLIVAAVHCTPEKMAFIVRHTSGIVCAPMPREEAKRLNLNAMVAENDSAHTTAFTVSVDFRHGTTTGISADDRTLTVRNLANPNIGPADFVRPGHIFPLVAREGGVLMRSGHTEAAVDLCKLASLPPVGVICELVNDDGTVMRGPQVESFAETHGLKQVSVADLIAYRQRKETLIEQGNCFEIDTPYGKAKGHTYSLPWDPMQHLAVVFGDIRDGVDIPVRLHLENVGADVFGGDRQIDAIMKRIAGEGRGVIVYLREGSVGVGVSQTARKGKHDREAHSEAQARESEWLEIGLGAQILRDLGITSIRLISSRERHYVGLEGFGIKIAATEIL, from the coding sequence ATGTCCTATGACCAGAAGCGCGTCGTCGACGCCATTCGCGCCTTCGAGGCCGGCGAGATCGTCGTCGTCACCGATGACGGCGGCCGCGAGAACGAGGGCGACCTGATCGTCGCAGCCGTGCATTGCACGCCCGAAAAGATGGCCTTCATCGTCCGCCACACCTCAGGCATCGTCTGTGCGCCGATGCCGCGCGAGGAGGCAAAGCGCCTCAATCTGAATGCGATGGTGGCGGAGAACGATTCCGCCCATACGACCGCATTCACCGTTTCGGTCGATTTCAGGCACGGAACCACGACCGGTATTTCTGCCGACGACCGGACGCTGACCGTTCGCAACCTTGCCAATCCGAACATCGGACCGGCCGATTTCGTCCGCCCGGGCCATATCTTTCCGTTGGTGGCGCGCGAGGGCGGTGTGCTGATGCGTTCGGGCCATACCGAGGCGGCCGTGGACCTCTGCAAGCTCGCGAGCCTCCCGCCGGTCGGCGTCATCTGCGAGCTCGTCAACGACGACGGCACCGTGATGCGCGGCCCGCAGGTTGAGAGCTTCGCCGAGACTCACGGCCTCAAACAGGTCTCTGTCGCCGATCTGATCGCCTATCGCCAGCGCAAGGAAACGCTGATCGAGCAGGGCAATTGCTTCGAGATCGATACGCCTTACGGCAAGGCAAAGGGCCACACCTATTCGCTGCCTTGGGATCCGATGCAGCATCTTGCCGTCGTCTTCGGCGACATTCGCGACGGCGTCGACATCCCCGTTCGTCTGCACCTTGAGAATGTCGGCGCAGATGTCTTCGGCGGGGACCGTCAGATCGACGCGATCATGAAACGCATCGCCGGAGAGGGAAGGGGCGTCATCGTCTATCTGCGCGAGGGTTCTGTGGGCGTCGGTGTTTCGCAAACAGCGCGGAAGGGCAAGCATGATCGCGAAGCCCATTCGGAAGCCCAGGCGCGCGAAAGCGAATGGCTGGAAATCGGCCTCGGCGCGCAGATCCTCAGAGACCTCGGCATTACGTCGA